Part of the Thermococcus sp. 18S1 genome, GGCGGGATTCCCTTGAGCTTCTCGGTGACGTTCTTAAGGCCGTAGCGCTCTATGTCGTCCATGGTCATTCCAACGAACTTCGCCTCAGGTGTTGCGAGCTTGTCGCTGAGGTAGGCGAGGTTGATGGAGCCCTGCTTTATGGTGGAGTAGATGTACCAACCGTAGGGGTCGCCATCGGTGAAGACTATTATCGGAAGACCCTCCTCGTAGTGGAGCCTGTGGATGAGCCTTCTAACTCCACGCGAGGCCTGTCCCTGGGTGGCTATGATGAGGGCGTTCTCCTTCTTCGGGAACTTTTCCTCGATCAGCCTGTCGGCCATAGCTGCGGTCTCGACGACGAGGGCGTAGTCAACGTTGACCTCAACGAACTGGAGGTGTTCGACGGTTCCGGGGACGGCCCAGCCGCCCATACCGAGCTTGCTGGTGTTGAACTCATCCTCGCCGTCGCGAATGACTATGTCGCCGTAGATGTAGCCGCGCCTGTCGGCGGTGAGGTGCATCTCCTCACGAAGGACGCCCATCATCCTCTCCAGGTCCTCTATGATGGGGTCACTCTCGCGCTGGTCCTCGAAGGTGTTCTCCTTCGTTCCCGGGATGGTGTGCTTGTTGGCGTAGTAGGCTTCACGAAGGCTCGCGTGCTTGTTCTCGCTTACAAGGCGCTTGATGTAGGCCATTATGAGGAGAGTCTGCATGAACTTCCTCGCGTGGGCAACGTTGAGGAAGTACCTCCTGGAGAGCTTGTCGCCCATCCTGATGACGCGCCTCTTCTCGTCGAAGTAAACGTTGCCAATGCCGCGCATGGGGATGTCAAAGTAGGGGTTCTTTCCGATCTTTATGTCCTCAAGGATTTTCTTTCCGTACTCCTCGAGCCTGGTGAGCACTTTGGTCGGGTCGTAGCTGAAGCGCTCCCTCGGCTTCTCGCGCCTGACTGCTTTGGATTTAGGCATTCTCGCTCACCTCCTCCGCTCCACCTGCCTCCTTGGCCGCAAAGTGGCCCTCTATGTAGGACAGGAAGTAGTTCTTAACCTCCTCCTCGGGCTCCCCGGTGAGTACGCTCAGGGCCCTTGCTATCTCGGGCACGTACTTTTCGAAGGTCCTCCTCCTCTTGGCCTGGTGGAGCCTGCGGTGCTTTCCGCTGAGGTAGGTCTGAAGTCTCCTGGCCGCGTCCATTATCGCCAGCCTTATCTCGTTCTGAATCTCCTCCACGTTGGCTATGCTCTGCTTTCCTGTGCCGGTATACGGCACGTGAACGCTGATGACGTTTATCATGAGCACGAGGGGGGCGCGGTCGAGGTCATCAACCTTGTAGCGCCTCCAATCAACGGAGCGCGCCGCCAGCGTCGTTACACAGGAACCGGCATCGAAGAGCAGCGGCACGCGGTTGGCGTAGCGGAGGAGCTCGAAACCTCCGGGAATCTCACCGCCGTAAGCGAGGCCGACCTCGACCTGGAACGGTATACCTCCGGAGTAGACCTTCGGCGACCTGGTGACCGCGGTGACGAACTCCGGCTTGAGGATGTTGGTGAGGCCCTTCTCTATGTTCTCCTCGCCTATGGGCCTGAGGCCGTGGGTCGGCGGGGCCAGGAACTTCATGTATTTGAAGGCCTCGACTATCTCCTCAGCCTCGTGCCAGCTCAGCTTCTCGGGCGGCTTCTCCATGAGCTTCGCAACCTGCTTGACGACCTTAGTATAGCCCTTGAACGAGCGCAGGACGGCCTTTACCTCGCCCTTCATGAGCCTCTCGTAGAGCTGTTCCTGGACGTTCTTGTCGTCCTCCGTCTTTATGAGCCTCAGCGCCGCGATGTACTCTATCAGCTCGTCGATTTTCTTGTCGCTTATCCTCGAGAACTCCCCAACGAGGAAGCGCTTGACGGAACTCCTCCTCGTCTTCTTGGCCATTCTGTAAACGTCGTCGGTGAGGACACCGCGCGGATGGGGCTTCATCTCCACCGGGGGCTCGGGGACGTCCTCACTGGAGCGCGGGAACACTATGAGCTTCCCGTCCGGCTCAATGAGCTCTATGTGGGCGTGCGGGTTGGCTATCGCGGTGAGCTTGAGGTACCAGTAGATGCCCTGCTTCGAGCGCACGTAGCGGACGTTCTTCACTTCCAGCTCTATCCTGGTGCCGCGCCAGCCCTTCGGGTTGGGGTGCTTCTCCTTCTTCACAATCTTGCCCTCGTTCCTGTCAACGTCTATCTTAACCCATGCCTCGATGATCTTGTCGTCGCCCGTGGATGTGATGACGCGCGTTGCCTTTCCGCTCGTTATCTGGGCGAACATCACGGCACCGCTTATACCGATACCCTGCTGGCCGCGGCTCTGTATGTTCCTGTGGGCCTTAGTACCGGCCAGCATCTTACCGAAGACGTGGGTTATGTACTTCTCGGGGATTCCCGGTCCGTTGTCCTCGATTATGACCTTGTAGTGCTCCCTTCCGAGCTCCTCTATCTCAACACGGACGTAGGGAAGTATGCCCGCCTCCTCACAGGCGTCGAGTGAGTTGGTCACGGCCTCATGGATCACCGTGGTGAGGGAGCGTATCTTGCCCGTGTAGCCGAGCATTGCCGCGTTCCGTCTGAAGAACTCACTGACGCTCTGGATTTTGAACTCCTTAAACAGCTGATTCGCCTCGGCCATATTCAGTCCTCCCAAAAGTCTTCGTCATCGTAGTCCTCCCCGAACTCGCCCGGCTCCCCTTCAAGGGCCTCGTAGTAGGTCGTGCTCTCGAGTTCGAGGTCCTTCTTTCTGCGCTCGAGGTACTTGTAAACGACGCCGTGCGGGGAGCCCCTGGCGAGCTTCTCTATGGCGGTCTTGGCAACCTCGACCTGGATCGGGTTGCCGATTATCGCGACGGTTTTTCCGTAAACGCTCACATCCGCTCCGCTCATCTCCTCGATTATCTCGCGCGTCCTTCCTCTCCTTCCGATTATCCTTCCCCTGACGCGGGGGAGGGCGTTCTTATCGTTGCCGATTATCACGTCCGTCAGGTTGACGACCTCAAGGACCTCTCCCTCGTTGAAGAGCCGGAACGCCCGCTTGGGGGAAAAGCCCCTTCCTATGGCCATTATCACGTCACGCGCCTTCCAGACGGCCAGGGGGTCGCTGGTCTCCTCAGTGGAGGTTATGAAGACCTCGCCGGTCTCGCTGTCCACCTCTATCTTGGTCTTGGTTCTCTCCTCTATCTCCCTCTTGGTCTGTCCCTTTCTGCCTATGACGACCGCAACCCTGTCGCGGGGGATTCTTATGAACTCCTCCTGCTCGCCCTCCGCGGCGTAGGTTATCTCCTCATCGCGACCGCCCCTGGCGGGCCGGCCGTCCTTGTCTATCCGCTCATACTTCTTCAGCAGTCTCTCAAACTCGTCCATGCTCTCACCCTCTAAATCCCAACCAGCTCACGGAACTTATCGTTGAAATCATCAACATCAACGCCTTTCCTTCCAAAGTAGTTTATGACGTTCCTCAGATCCCTTCTGAGCAGCTCCACGCTCATCCTGTTCCTCTTCACCGTCGCCTGCGACCAGTCTATCACAACGGGCCTGTCGTGGAGCAGTATGTTGTACTCGCTCAGGTCGCCGTGCACCATGTCCCCGCGCTTCCAGAGCCTCTCAATGACGCCCATAGTGAAGTCGTAAAGTTCCTCAAAGTCCGAAGGTTCGAGCGAACGCTCGACGTCTTTGATGCGGGGTGCGGGGAGCTCGTCCCCGATGAACTCCATCACAAGGACGTTGTTGCGGAAGATAACCGGCTCGGGAACGCGAACCGCATATTTTATCGCCCGCTGGAGGTTCTTAAACTCCCGCCGGGTCCAAACAAAGACCAGCTTGCGCATATCCTTTGGCAGGTAGCCGACGCGGGGGTCTGCCGCGAGGTACTCCCATATGCGCCGGAACTCGGTAGTGTAAGTGCGGTATATCTTCACGGCTATCCTGTTCCCCTCGGCGTCCACGCCGGCGAAGACGTTCGCCTCTTTGCCCGTGCTGATGACGCCGTAGAGGGCCTCGACCTTTCCCCTCCTGTGGAGGTAGGCGAGGGTCTCCTTCGTCGTTCTGTCGAATACCTCATTGGCTATCTTGTAGAGGTCACTGTCCTTCTCGCGCCTCTCCCTGAGGCCGAGCATATCCTCGATTTCACGCTCTATTACATCCTCGCGCATTCCCCATCACTCGCTGATAGCTGGAATTTTAGAAGAAGCGGGCTCAGAACAGGAGCTCGCCGCCGCTGAGGAATTCCTGGCTTATCTTGCCCCTCCTCAGGAGCCAGTCCACCTGAGTCCTGGTGTAGCGGTAGACTATGTCTCCGCGCTCCTCGGTCTGGACCTCCCACGGCTGGACTATGACGACGTCGCCCACGCGCATCCACATGCGCCTCTTGAGCTTGCCCGGTATCCTGCACCTTCTGATCTTCCCGTCGGAGCACCTCACGTCCATCCATCCGGAACCCAGGGCCTGCTCGATTACACCAAACAGCTGTCCTTCCTTCGGGAGGGGAACGCGAATGACCTCGTCACCCTGAACCTGCCTGTTCTTTTTCTTCCCTCCACTTTTTCCGCCTCTTCCTCTGTGGTACGCCATGATCATCACCTCCAGCGAATAGGCTCGAGCCCTTATAAACCTGAGCCTTGCAAAAATTTTCCAATGAGAGTACAGACATGTGCTTTTAAAATTTTTGCACAAATCCAGGGCAGAGGAAAAAAATCCTGCCCTTCCATTACCCACGTCTGTCCCGCGGAGACACATCAAGGTTTAAAAACGCACCGCTCAAACTGGATTCCGGAGATTACCATGGAGGCAATAGCGGCAGAAGGCCTCACGATACTCTACAGCGGAAAGCCTGCTGTGGAGGAAGTGAGCTTCACCTTAGAGGATGGCGAGACCCTCCTCCTGCTCGGCCCCAACGGGGCGGGTAAGACGACCCTGCTCAAGACAATCGCCTGCTTCCACAGGGACTACACGGGACAACTGGAGGTCTTCGGTAAACCTCCCTGCGAGGCGAAGAAGTTCATAGGCTACGTCCCCCAGAGCCACAGCCTCAATGAGAGAGTCCCCCTAACAGCCCTCGAGGTCGTTGCGATGGGCGGTGTCTACCGCCGCGGCTTCGTCCACTTCAAGCTCCCCCCCGAGACGATGGAAAAGGCGAGGGAGGTTCTCGGCTTCGTCGGGCTCGCGGAAGTGGGCGACAGACTTTTCAGCGAGCTGAGCGGCGGTCAGAAGCAGCGCGTCCTCCTCGCGAGGGCTCTGATGAGCGACCCCAAACTGCTCCTCCTCGACGAACCCCTCTCAGCCCTGGACCCCAGCGCAAGGGTCGATGTTGCCAGCGTTCTGGCCAAGATAAAGCGCGAGAGACGGGTAACTATGGTCATCACAACCCACGACATCAACCCCCTAATCGAGATTGGGGACAGAATCATGCTCCTTAACAAGCGCCTTATAGCCTTCGGAAGGCCGGAGGACGTACTTCAGGACAGGATAATCAAATCCGTATACGGCCCGCTGGCAAGGGTCATACCCATTGAGGGCAGGCTCTTCTGCATAACCGGCGACGCCCATCTGCACAGACACGGAGGTGGAGGGCTGTGATTCCGGAGTATCTGATCAGGGCCCTCCTTGCCAGCGTCATGGTAAGCGTCCTGCTCGGCATGCTCAGCCCGCTCATCAACACGAAAGGCCTGGCCTTTCTAACCCACGCCCTCTTCCACTCCCTGCTCTTCGGTGCGGTTCTCGGAATGATACTCGGCCTGCTGTTCGAGAACCTCTCACTGGTCATGCTCGTTGCACTCATCGTTACCGTCATCGTTGTGCTCACGATAGCGGAGCTCGAGAAGCTCGGGTTCTCCCCGGATTCCGCGGTTGGGATAGTGGCCAGCTTTGTCGCAGGCCTAACAGTCCTCAGCTTTGGCGTGCTCTACAAGGTGATGGCTACCAGGCCCTACTTCCCGCTCGGCGAGAGCATAGTCTCCTACCTCACGGGGGACATCTTCCTGATAACCCTCGACGACCTTACCGTCCTCGTCCTCGGAGGTGCCCTTCTTTTCTTCGTCATCCTCTTCCTGTACCGCGATTTCCTCTACCTCAGCTTCGACCCGGAGGGCATGGAGAGCTACGGGGGCAACGCGAGGGCTTACCTCATGATCCTCTACGTCCTCGTCGGTGCCATCGGTGCCCTCATAGTCCAGACCGTCGGCCTCATAACCCTCCAGGTGGTGGCAGTTCTTCCAGGAGCGATAGCGCTGATGGTTAGCAGCGACCTGCGCAAGGTCATCGGAACCAGCCTGTTACTCACCCTGGGTGTCCAGGTGTCCTCCGTGATCCTCGCCTACTTTACGGACATACCACCCAGCGGCCTGGCGACGATAATGCTCGGCGTCATCTACGGCGCCCTGCTCTTCAGGAGGTGAAACCGTGAAGCTCGCTGGAATCGACGAAGCCGGCAGGGGCCCCGTAATCGGCCCCATGGTCATAGCGGCGGTTGTTGTGGATGAACGGAACGTTCCAAAGCTTGAGGAGCTTGGAGTTAAGGATTCGAAGAGGCTCACCCCCAGGCGGCGTGAGAGGCTGTTCGATGAGATAATTTCCCTGCTGGATGATTACGTGGTTCTGGAGCTTTGGCCCGAGGAGATAGACTCCCGCGAGGGAACCTTAAACGAGTTCGAGGTGGAGAACTTCGTTAAAGCCCTCAACTCGCTCAAGGTGAAGCCCGACGTGATATACATCGACGCCGCCGACGTGAAGGAGGCCCGCTTCGGCGAGGACATTCGAAAGAGGCTGAACTTTGAGGCTGAGATAGTGGCCGAGCACAAGGCCGACGACAAGTTCGTACCTGTCTCGGCGGCCTCGATAATAGCGAAGGTAACCCGTGACAGGGCGATAGAGAAGCTGAAGGAGGAGTACGGCGAGATTGGAAGTGGCTATCCCAGTGACCCGAGGACGAGGGCGTTCCTGGAGAACTACTACCTCGAGCACGGCGAGTTCCCTCCGATAGTCAGGAGGAGCTGGAAGACGCTGAGGAAGATCGAGGAGAAGCTGAGGGCAGAGATGGAAGCCAAGAAATCGAAGAATAAAGGGCAGGTCAGTCTGGACGAGTTTTTGAAGAAGTGAGATAACTCAATCAGCAACCCCTTTCAGGAACTCCCCGGTTCCCCAAATTTCTCTCCCCAGTAGCGGAATTCTACCAAGAACTGCCGGAACTCTTCGAGTTCTGGCTCTATGTCGATGCCGTTTCTCCTAAACATGATTAGTACTAATCTAGATTAGTATTGGGAGTCCTCACCTCCCCAGCCTCAGCCTTATCCTGTCCTTTATCTCCAGCAGCCACTCCAGGTAGAGCCAGATTGACTCCCTGAAGGCCTCCCAGCGGAGGAGCTCGTTGAGGGCCACGCCCATGACCACCGCAGCGGGGGGAACCAGGGCGGTTGCGTAGAAGCTGAACTGTGTCGTGCCCCCGAGTGCGTACTGGAGGAGGAATACAGCCACCGTGCTCCAGAACACCCCGAAAGATGCGAGGATCCCGGATTTTTTCCTATAGAGCCACGGGAGGGCGAGGATGAAGAGCACCATCGCCAGGAGAAGGAAGGGATCAGTCTGGGCGAAGATGTCCGGGTTGTAGTGCAGGGCGAAGGCCTTCTTGTTTATGAACCACTCCCAGACGGGAGAGGCGGCGGGATGGCCGCCTTTGTTGGAGAGATGCCACCTGAAGCTTCCGAGGAATTCGTCAAACCACTTCTTCGGTCCGATCGCCGCCATCGCAGGAACGTTCGGCAGGAGAAATCCGACCGCCGGAAGAACCGCTATCGTCACGAGAAAGCTGATGAGGCTCTTCTCCCTTTTGAGGGCCCTCCCAAGAAGGATGGGCCACCCGAAGGCGCCGCTGAGCTTGGTGGAGCCGGCGAGTCCGATGGCAAAGGCTGCAGGGTGGTCCCTGTCGTAGGCCAGGAAAAACACGAACAGGGCGACGAACAGGGCGACGTGGATGTCAAGCATGGCCACCACAGACATCGCCTGGAGGGTGGGGTCGGCTACGGTGAAGGCTAGGGCTATGAGGGCCGCCAGATAGCTCCCGCTCACCCGGTAAGTCGCGAGGACGACGAGGATTTCGATGAGGGCGAAGGCGATGATGCCGGGGACGCGCCAGTTTATCGGCTTATCCTCCAGGAGCATGCCGAGCATTATGAGGTCCTTCCCGAGGAAAGGATGCTCCGTGTTGAGGTAGTTCTGGATGTTGTCCTTGTCGGGATACCAGTAGCCGGGAACCGTGTAGTAAGCCCCCTCGGGTATTTCCCTCCCGACTTCCTCAAGGAAGGGCTCGAACTCGTCGGGGGGAAGCTCAAAGTAAACGCCCGGGAACTTGAGGTACTCCCTCTCGTAGGTCGCCCCGTGCCTCATGGCGATTTTCTCCACCTGGTATTGGTATTTTATCCGCATGCTCTGGTTGGAGAAGATGACGTTTACCCCCCTGGAGCCCGTGGTCTCGTTCACGTAGGTCAGGTCAACGCCGAGCCTGTGGAGGATGTTCCTGGCCGCGGGGACGTACCAGACCTCATCCCCCACGTAGTCACGAAAAACGGGCTGAGAGGCAAAATCGTAGAGATACCACATGGAGCCGATGATAGTGACGGCAACTATCAGAATGAAGGCTATCCTTCGCCACTGCATTATACCACCAGGCAGGAATATCGCGGGCAACGTTTTTAAGCCTCTCCCCTTAGGCGAAAACATGTTCGAAGGGATAAGCGAGGAGAAGGTCAGGGAAGCTGTGGAGCTGATTAGAAAGGGCTACGACGAGAGGAAGCTCCGCGCAAGACTCGGCAGTGACTGGGAAGTCATCGCTGAGATAGCTAGGGCGCGGATCAAGGCAAAGGACAAGTTCTCGCGCGACGACCTCTGGATGGACCTCGAGGGCCTGCGCTACTCAACCCACGAGATAGTCGCGAGATACCGCTCGGAGCGTCTTGAGAAGGCCGGCGTGAGAAGCATAGCGGACGTCTCCTGCGGTATCGGAATCCAGCTCATATTCTACGCCATGAAGGTTGAGAGGGCCTACGGGATCGACATAGACCCCGCAAAGGTTGAGTTCGCCAGGAGAAACGCCGAAAAGTACGGAGTCTCGAACATCGAGTTCATCAACGCCGACTCGCTCGCCCCCGAGACGGTCGGGAGGATCGACGCCGAGGTCATCTTCTCAGACCCCGCCAGGCCCCCGGAAATGCCCGAAAGGCGGCTGGAAGACCTCCTGCCCAGCCCGCTGAGAATCTACGAAACGTACAAATCCCGGGCCGATGCGTTCATCTTCGACCTCCCGCCGCAGATAAGGCGCGAGAGGATACCCTGGAAGGGGGAGTTTGAGTACATAGACCTCTTTGGGGCCCTCAACAGGCTGACCTTCTACACCGAACCCCTCGCCAGTGCGGAGAGGAGCGCGGTTGTTCTTCCTGCAGGGGCGAGGCTGGAGAGCAATCCGGACCTTGAGAACATCCTCGAATGGACGGACGAGCCCGGCGAGTACCTCTACGAGGTCCCGCAGGCCGTTGACTACGCCGACCTGCTGAACGAGCTGTTCCACGTTCTAAACGGGGAAGCCAAAATGCTCCTCCGCGAAAAGAGACGCGTTCTCGCAACGGGCGACGCGCCCCTGAAAAGCCCGTACCTCAAGAGAACCTACGCCGTGGTCGGCGTTGTCCCGTTCCACCCGGTGAGGATAAACGACTTCCTCAGGAGGGAGGGCTTCGGAAGGGCCACGCTCAAGCTCAGCGTCCCCCAGGAGGAGTACTGGCGGGTTAGGAAGAGGATAGAGGCCAACCTGAGCGGGGACAGAAGGGCCTTCGTCTTCAGGGTCGGCGGGAAGGCCGTGGTAGCGGAGGCGCTATAGCTCTTCCACCCGGGCGTTCCTTATTTTCTTCGACCCTATGCGGAGCCCCTTGAAGTAGTCCACGTATTCCTGTGGAAGAAAAGACTCCAGGCTGGTTGATTTCAGCCGCTTCTTTTTTCTCCTCCGCTCCCCACCATCCCCGTTCCCAGGAACCTTCGGGGGAGCCGCCTCAAGGAACTCATCGAGCGTCCTGTTCATCCGGCCACCCGGAGTAGATAGCCCAACAACTATAAAGACTTTTTCCCAATCGATGGATGAACCAAAGGGCATATTAATGCCTGAAAACAGGCCCCCTGAGAAAGGCTTTTAACTCTCGACGGTTTATCAGGGAAGAGAGTAATAAAGCGGGTGGTTGCCGTGTGTGGAATAATAGGCTACATCGGAGATAGGGCCGCGTGCGAGGTAATAGTCAAGGGGCTCAAGAGGCTCGAATACAGGGGATACGACTCCGCCGGCGTTGTAACGGAGGATGGAGGGAAGCTCTTCATAAAGAAGGGGGCCGGCGCCATAGACGAGCTCACCGAAAAGCTCGACCTCCTTGAGATGCCGGGGAAGAGGGGCATAGGACACACCCGCTGGGCCACCCACGGCGTTCCTAACGAGATTAACGCTCATCCCCACACCGACTGCACCGGGAAGATCGCACTCGTTCACAACGGTATAATCGAGAACTTCGCCGAGATTCGCGAGTACCTGCTCTCCAGGGGGCACACCTTCAAAAGCGATACCGACACGGAGGTTATAGCCCACCTGATAGAGGAGGAGCTTAAGAGTGCCCCCAGCTTCGAAGACGCCATGAGGAATGCCCTTCTGAAGCTCAGGGGTTCCTTCGCGCTTGGCATAATCTACGCCGAAGAACCGGACCGGCTCTATTTCGTGAGGAACGAAAGTCCCCTCGTCCTTGGAATAGGGGACGGCGAGAATTTCGCGGCCAGCGACGTGCCGGCCTTCCTCGAGTACACAAACAGGGCCATCTTCCTCGACGACGGGGAGTACGCGGTCATAGGAAAGGACTTCTACGTTATCAAAAAGCTCGCAACCGGTGAGGTCGTTGAAAAGCCAGTCCAGGAGATTGAATGGACGCTGGAAATGGCCGAGAAGTCCGGCTATCCACACTTCATGCTCAAGGAGATCTACGAACAGCCGAGGGCGATAAAGGACGCAATTCACGGTAACATCGACGCCGTGAAGAGGGCGGCGGAGGAGATAGCCCGCTATGAGAAGATATTCATAATCGCAATGGGCACCTCCTACCACGCCGGTCTCGTGGGCAGGTATCTCTTCCAAAGGCTCGCGAAGAGGGTTCCGATCGTTGAAGACGCAAGCGAGTTCCGCTACGAGTTCGAGGACCTGATAGACGAGGACACCCTCGTGATAGCGATAACTCAGAGCGGGGAAACCGCCGACACCCTCGCGGCGATGAAGCTGGCGAAGAAGAGGGGCGCTAAGGTTCTCGCGATAGTCAACGTCGTCGGCAGCATGGCCACCCGCGTGGCGGACATGACCCTCTACACCCACGCCGGACCGGAGATCGGCGTGGCGGCGACCAAGACCTACACCACCCAGCTCACCGTCCTGACCATGCTCGCTATCGAACTCGCGAGGGTTCTCGGAACGGCGGATGAGGCGTACCTCTCCTCCCTGGAGGACGGCCTCAAGAGGGTTCCCGACCTCGTGGAGGGCGTCCTTAAGCACGACGCTGCCCTCAGGGAACTCGCCGAGAATCTCGCGGACAGGAGGGACTTCTTCTACATTGGAAGGGGCATAAACGTGCCAACCGCCCTCGAGGGGGCCCTTAAGCTCAAGGAGATAAGCTACATCCACGCGGAGGGTCTCAGCGCCGGCGAGCTGAAGCACGGCCCGCTTGCCCTCCTCGAGGAGGGCGTCCCGGTCGTCGCGGTGGCCCCGAGCGGAAAGACCTTCGACAAGATGGTGGGCAACGTGGAGGAGTCAAGGGCGAGGGGAGCATTCATAATCGGTCTGGGGGACAGGGAGGAGCTGAGGCGCGTCTCCAGCGCCTTTATCGAGATGCCCGGTATCGACGAACTGCTAACCCCCATCGTATACACCATACCGCTCCAGCTCATCGCATACCACTTGGCGGTTTTGAGGGGCAACGACCCCGACAAGCCGAGGAACTTGGCAAAGTCCGTTACCGTTGAATGAGGTGATCCGGATGGTGAAAACAGAGATTAAGGAAAAGCGGAAGAAGAAAAAGGAGGAAAAGACCTCCTCCTTTGGAAAATACTACCCGATGTTTAAGAGCTACGGCCTTCCGCTGATAGCACTCCTGCTCGCGTATCTGGGCTTCAAACTGAGGAACATAACCTCGAACTACAAGACCTTCCTCGACCCGGATACGTTCTTTCACTACGAAATGTACAGACAGGCCATAACCGAGTGGATTCCCCAGTATTTCGCCTACGCCGATCCACCCGCGGGAATAAAGGCCACTGGCTACCTGGGACTCTACACAGTCCAGGCCGCTTTCTACAAGATAGTCCACGCCATCTCCGGCACCGACGTGCTTGGGGCTTTCAAGCTCTGGCCTCCGTTCGTTGGAGCAATGACCATTATAGCGGTCTATTTCCTCGGAAAGAAGCTCCACTCCAACTGGGCGGGCATCTGGGGAGCAGCCTTTATGATGTTCTCCTACGCCAACTTCACCAAGACCATGTCAGGAAACAACCGTGGTGAAGGCCCGTTCATGATGTTCTTCCTCTACGCGGTGCTTTTCCTCCTGATGTACCTCGATGAGAAGGAGTGGAACTGGAAGAAGGTAGCGGGAGGGGTCCTCTTCCTCATAACGAGCGTCCTCTACATGGGAGTCTGGACGGGTAGTGTATTCGGTATTGAGATCTTGCTTGCATTTGCATTCCTTACTGTAACAGTGGCATTTATCGCTGGGCTCGAGAAGTTTACAATAAAGTTCATCAAGGAATTCGTGCCAATACAGGGACTTGCTATAGTCTTAGGGATCATTATTGCCAGAACCGGCTTTATTGGCATCGGAACATTTCTCCTTAAAAGACCATTTGGATTAATGGGGATATTTGCGGTTTTAGTTTATGCAGGGCTACTCATAGGGCTAAAGCGCCTCTTGCATTTTGATTATTCAAGACTAGATCACCGGATTGGGGCACTTCTAATATCTGGAGGAGTACTTGTCCTATTTGCTGGGGCATGGGGCCTACTTAATATTTCGACCTTAATAAGAGGCGCTTATCAATCCACTCCCCTCTATCAAACCGTCGCAGAGCTGGCAAGGACGGATATAAACACTATCAAGGCATACTACAGCATAAAGAGCAAGGACATGTTACTGTTCCTCTTATCGATCGCAGGTTTTCTGATAGTACTAGCCAAATTCATCAGCAACCTCCTGAAAGGGAATGTTTCAGGCTACAAAAATGCATTCCTCGTATCATACTACATCAGTTCAGTGGTCCTCCTATCTTTGGCTGTTCGTTTCGTGTTCCAGGCTTCGGGAGCCATACTCCTCCTGGCGGGCGTTGCAATTGGTGAGGCGTTCCTCTTCGTGGAGAACATGAAGGAGAGCACCACGACCAAGGCCCTCTATGCAATCCTGCTGATAATCATGTTCCTCCCGCTCCCAATAATCGGTGCACAGTACAGCAAGGCCCTCGCGACGAACACCGCCAAGGCTCAGGGTTCTGTGCCCGCGGACTGGATAAACACCCTCAACTGGCTCAACGAGAACACCAACGAGCTCGACAGCGCCACGAGCTGGTGGGACTACGGCTACTGGATCGAGTCGAGCCTGCTCGGTAACAGACGTTCCGCCACGGACGGCGGTCACGCATACGACAGGCGCTACATAGTCGCGGACTTCTTCTCACACTACGGCAACGAGAGCGAGCAGGACTTCGAGGCCTGGGAGCTTAACTACATGATAGTCTGGCAGCAGGACATATACAAGTTCAACGCCATAAGCTACCTCGGCGGTGCGATAAACTACTACGAATACAGTCACATCCCAATGTTCCAGGTCGTGCCAATGCAGTACGTTAAGTACACCAACGAGAGCGGAAAAACGGTTGTCTACCTTAAGACAGCCG contains:
- a CDS encoding metal ABC transporter permease, yielding MIPEYLIRALLASVMVSVLLGMLSPLINTKGLAFLTHALFHSLLFGAVLGMILGLLFENLSLVMLVALIVTVIVVLTIAELEKLGFSPDSAVGIVASFVAGLTVLSFGVLYKVMATRPYFPLGESIVSYLTGDIFLITLDDLTVLVLGGALLFFVILFLYRDFLYLSFDPEGMESYGGNARAYLMILYVLVGAIGALIVQTVGLITLQVVAVLPGAIALMVSSDLRKVIGTSLLLTLGVQVSSVILAYFTDIPPSGLATIMLGVIYGALLFRR
- the rnhB gene encoding ribonuclease HII, producing MKLAGIDEAGRGPVIGPMVIAAVVVDERNVPKLEELGVKDSKRLTPRRRERLFDEIISLLDDYVVLELWPEEIDSREGTLNEFEVENFVKALNSLKVKPDVIYIDAADVKEARFGEDIRKRLNFEAEIVAEHKADDKFVPVSAASIIAKVTRDRAIEKLKEEYGEIGSGYPSDPRTRAFLENYYLEHGEFPPIVRRSWKTLRKIEEKLRAEMEAKKSKNKGQVSLDEFLKK
- a CDS encoding dolichyl-phosphate-mannose--protein mannosyltransferase, coding for MQWRRIAFILIVAVTIIGSMWYLYDFASQPVFRDYVGDEVWYVPAARNILHRLGVDLTYVNETTGSRGVNVIFSNQSMRIKYQYQVEKIAMRHGATYEREYLKFPGVYFELPPDEFEPFLEEVGREIPEGAYYTVPGYWYPDKDNIQNYLNTEHPFLGKDLIMLGMLLEDKPINWRVPGIIAFALIEILVVLATYRVSGSYLAALIALAFTVADPTLQAMSVVAMLDIHVALFVALFVFFLAYDRDHPAAFAIGLAGSTKLSGAFGWPILLGRALKREKSLISFLVTIAVLPAVGFLLPNVPAMAAIGPKKWFDEFLGSFRWHLSNKGGHPAASPVWEWFINKKAFALHYNPDIFAQTDPFLLLAMVLFILALPWLYRKKSGILASFGVFWSTVAVFLLQYALGGTTQFSFYATALVPPAAVVMGVALNELLRWEAFRESIWLYLEWLLEIKDRIRLRLGR
- a CDS encoding methyltransferase domain-containing protein; protein product: MFEGISEEKVREAVELIRKGYDERKLRARLGSDWEVIAEIARARIKAKDKFSRDDLWMDLEGLRYSTHEIVARYRSERLEKAGVRSIADVSCGIGIQLIFYAMKVERAYGIDIDPAKVEFARRNAEKYGVSNIEFINADSLAPETVGRIDAEVIFSDPARPPEMPERRLEDLLPSPLRIYETYKSRADAFIFDLPPQIRRERIPWKGEFEYIDLFGALNRLTFYTEPLASAERSAVVLPAGARLESNPDLENILEWTDEPGEYLYEVPQAVDYADLLNELFHVLNGEAKMLLREKRRVLATGDAPLKSPYLKRTYAVVGVVPFHPVRINDFLRREGFGRATLKLSVPQEEYWRVRKRIEANLSGDRRAFVFRVGGKAVVAEAL
- a CDS encoding PCNA-inhibitor: MNRTLDEFLEAAPPKVPGNGDGGERRRKKKRLKSTSLESFLPQEYVDYFKGLRIGSKKIRNARVEEL